A window of Ranitomeya variabilis isolate aRanVar5 chromosome 2, aRanVar5.hap1, whole genome shotgun sequence contains these coding sequences:
- the LOC143809258 gene encoding uncharacterized protein LOC143809258, producing the protein MLFRFLLIVSVLLAYVEGAPINIRCHDSWPKHMAPVNIRRHDSWPKHTIPAGNTNHLIFGPCSKTCGICTRVVYSTRGCQNGQDKCFLRTEQCKGPEDCGLDGIVPTKIPWNEYIIYIAVSISILLLGLFIGVMCSIICRHLKKDKSRRNDESRCSTDEDRETSPKPLGKHEDGPMVKKRDVLENANISTPAPDDVVINIETDKDVAISSDTGKHEDGPMVKKRDVLENADISTPAPADIVINIETDKDVAISSDRKHEEQTEIVTDVAPHGPMVENRDILNSTMIPDAGDAVINMGPDEDVVTARHRKHENNLNIGNHEAPRGPLAEKSDYLKDFQLFRIRFKDAITELKAYQNAMVKSDRKHENNLNIGNHEAPRGPLAEKSDYLKDFQLFRIQFNDVITENKAYQNTMVKSDRKHENNLNIGNHEAPRGPLAEKSDYLKDFQLFRIQFNDVITELKAYQNAMVKSDRKHENNLNIGNHEAPRGPLAEKSDYIKDFQLFRIQFNDVITENKAYQNTMVKSDRKHENNLNIGNHEAPRGPLAEKSDYLKDFQLFRIQFNDVITELKAYQNTMVKSDRKHENNLNIGNHEAPRGPLAEKSDYLKDFQLFRIQFNDVITELKAYQNTMVKSDSEAEQGLAVNPMNMGSSWRQLYISIKRQIPCSVSVLYHWI; encoded by the exons ATGCTCTTTCGATTTCTTTTAATCGTCAGTGTGCTATTAGCATATGTGGAAGGCGCGCCTATCAACATCCGCTGCCATGATTCCTGGCCAAAGCATATGGCGCCTGTTAACATCCGCCGCCATGATTCCTGGCCAAAGCATACAATCCCAGCAG GCAACACTAATCACCTGATCTTTGGTCCGTGCTCAAAAACATGCG GCATTTGTACCAGGGTGGTCTACAGCACCAGAGGCTGCCAAAACGGACAGGACAAGTGTTTTCTCCGCACCGAACAGTGCAAAGGACCTGAGGATTGTGGAT TGGATGGTATTGTTCCTACAAAGATCCCTTGGAATGAATACATCATTTATATTGCAGTTTCCATCAGCATACTCCTCCTTGGATTATTCATTGGTGTCATGTGTAGTATCATATGTAG ACATCTGAAAAAGGATAAATCCAGGAGAAATGATGAATCTCGATGTTCTACTGATGAAGATAGAGAGACTAGTCCTAAACCTCTTG GAAAACACGAGGATGGACCAATGGTCAAAAAGAGAGATGTCCTTGAGAACGCCAACATCTCTACTCCCGCTCCAGATGATGTTGTCATCAATATTGAAACAGATAAGGATGTGGCCATTTCCTCTGACA CAGGAAAACACGAGGATGGACCAATGGTCAAAAAGAGAGATGTCCTTGAGAACGCCGACATCTCTACTCCCGCTCCAGCTGATATTGTCATCAATATTGAAACAGATAAGGATGTGGCCATTTCCTCTGACA GAAAGCATGAGGAACAAACTGAAATTGTGACTGATGTCGCTCCTCATGGACCCATGGTGGAAAATAGAGATATCCTCAACAGCACCATGATCCCTGATGCCGGTGATGCAGTAATCAACATGGGCCCAGATGAGGACGTGGTCACTGCCCGTCACA GAAAACATGAAAATAATCTAAATATTGGAAATCATGAAGCTCCTCGCggacccttggcagaaaaaagtgaCTACCTCAAAGACTTCCAACTCTTTCGCATTCGGTTTAAAGATGCAATCACCGAACTCAAGGCATATCAGAATGCGATGGTCAAGTCTGACA GAAAACATGAAAATAATCTAAATATTGGAAATCATGAAGCTCCTCGCggacccttggcagaaaaaagtgaCTACCTCAAAGACTTCCAACTCTTTCGCATTCAGTTTAATGATGTAATCACCGAAAACAAGGCATATCAGAATACGATGGTCAAGTCTGACA GAAAACATGAAAATAATCTAAATATTGGAAATCATGAAGCTCCTCGCggacccttggcagaaaaaagtgaCTACCTCAAAGACTTCCAACTCTTTCGCATTCAGTTTAATGATGTAATCACCGAACTCAAGGCATATCAGAATGCGATGGTCAAGTCTGACA GAAAACATGAAAATAATCTAAATATTGGAAATCATGAAGCTCCTCGCggacccttggcagaaaaaagtgaCTACATCAAAGACTTCCAACTCTTTCGCATTCAGTTTAATGATGTAATCACCGAAAACAAGGCATATCAGAATACGATGGTCAAGTCTGACA GAAAACATGAAAATAATCTAAATATTGGAAATCATGAAGCTCCTCGCggacccttggcagaaaaaagtgaCTACCTCAAAGACTTCCAACTCTTTCGCATTCAGTTTAATGATGTAATCACCGAACTCAAGGCATATCAGAATACGATGGTCAAGTCTGACA GAAAACATGAAAATAATCTAAATATTGGAAATCATGAAGCTCCTCGCggacccttggcagaaaaaagtgaCTACCTCAAAGACTTCCAACTCTTTCGCATTCAGTTTAATGATGTAATCACCGAACTCAAGGCATATCAGAATACGATGGTCAAGTCTGACA GTGAGGCAGAGCAGGGTCTCGCTGTGAACCCAATGAACATGGGATCCAGCTGGAgacaactttacatcagcataaagaGGCAGATTCcgtgctcggtctctgttctctaccactggatatga